The proteins below are encoded in one region of Neodiprion virginianus isolate iyNeoVirg1 chromosome 7, iyNeoVirg1.1, whole genome shotgun sequence:
- the LOC124308454 gene encoding hemolymph lipopolysaccharide-binding protein-like: protein MAFRIIAIQTLLCLVSYNLAEKLSAQPIALALARRATGGTGNADSTYLLRNPQVTRKDDYTYFPGIGGYKLHSKAVSWNQARFICEEEGGHLAIINSWAERDAVVTVLKATNPHPDYVSLGFHDLCREGHHITIHEETLANAGFDEWAKGEPNNKYGSENCGSLHSSGGLNDHRCEESLPFMCEHPIH from the exons ATGGCGTTCAGAATAATCGCGATTCAAACGCTGCTGTGCTTGGTATCTTATAATCTGGCGGAAAAATTATCTGCGCAGCCCATCGCCCTCGCGCTCGCTCGTAGAGCAACCG GAGGAACTGGAAACGCAGATTCGACCTACCTTCTTCGAAATCCACAGGTTACCAGAAAAGACGACTACAC GTACTTTCCGGGCATCGGTGGCTACAAGCTGCACTCGAAAGCAGTTTCGTGGAACCAAGCTCGATTCATCTGCGAAGAGGAAGGCGGGCACCTGGCCATCATCAATTCTTGGGCCGAGAGGGATGCAGTGGTGACGGTGCTCAAAGCAACAAACCCACATCCGGATTATGTCAGTCTGGGTTTCCACGATCTTTGCCGGGAGGGCCACCACATCACTATTCACGAGGAAACTCTGGCCAATGCTGGGTTCGACGAATGGGCGAAAGGAGAACCCAATAATAAATATGGCTCTGAAAATTGTGGATCTTTACACTCGAGTGGCGGGCTCAATGACCACAGATGCGAGGAATCACTTCCTTTCATGTGCGAGCATCCGATCCATTGA